One region of Ferrovum sp. JA12 genomic DNA includes:
- a CDS encoding LysR family transcriptional regulator: MRLPFQALRAFVEVVEAGSFTRAANNLFISQPAISKSIRELEALFEVKLMDRSHSPVILTDAGNALFTLSKNIFNIEKVIIQDLSQRSQSRLGSLSIGASTTIASHWLSHYLVEFSRRYPAVSISVLSGNSQHIAKLLKNGEIDVGVIEGPIPNEPEIQIINWRKERLVLVAAPHFLEGNTMTNLSALKWIMREEGSGTARVTQEYLTKLAIQPVSIIRVANNLAVLELVRAGLGLALLPEIMIKEKVMHKELVVIPETLIGMEPFIERELNWITLTWRHETPLRKSFKEVLFNFPLA, from the coding sequence ATGAGATTACCCTTTCAAGCATTGCGTGCCTTTGTTGAGGTGGTTGAAGCAGGAAGTTTTACTAGGGCTGCTAACAATCTCTTTATTTCTCAACCGGCTATTTCAAAGTCCATTAGAGAGTTGGAGGCATTGTTTGAGGTGAAGCTCATGGATCGATCCCATTCGCCGGTTATCCTAACGGATGCTGGTAATGCCTTGTTTACATTGAGTAAAAATATCTTTAATATTGAAAAAGTCATTATTCAGGACTTATCTCAACGCTCTCAATCTCGTCTGGGCAGTCTTTCCATCGGTGCCAGTACAACCATAGCCTCCCACTGGTTATCCCATTATTTAGTAGAGTTCTCACGTCGATATCCAGCAGTCTCTATCTCTGTCTTAAGCGGTAATTCACAACACATTGCGAAGCTATTAAAAAACGGTGAAATAGATGTTGGCGTGATTGAGGGGCCTATTCCCAACGAACCTGAGATCCAGATCATTAACTGGCGAAAAGAAAGACTGGTGTTGGTTGCAGCCCCACATTTCCTAGAGGGCAACACTATGACCAATTTGTCGGCACTTAAGTGGATCATGAGGGAAGAGGGTTCAGGGACAGCTCGCGTCACCCAAGAGTACTTGACTAAATTGGCCATACAGCCTGTCTCTATCATTCGAGTGGCCAATAATCTTGCTGTGTTAGAGCTAGTCCGTGCCGGTCTTGGTCTCGCCTTGCTACCTGAAATTATGATTAAAGAAAAAGTAATGCACAAAGAGCTGGTGGTGATCCCTGAGACATTGATCGGTATGGAGCCCTTCATTGAACGAGAGTTGAATTGGATAACCTTGACTTGGCGACATGAGACCCCACTGCGCAAAAGCTTTAAGGAGGTGTTATTTAACTTCCCCTTGGCTTAA
- a CDS encoding MarR family transcriptional regulator yields MIRIAKTSSAYLKFINLVNTLQDIPSFPTLDALEERLINVLALAWQQNTKVSILDAINMISDVSYSTVHGRIKDLKEKGMIAVEIDEHDKRIKYIVPTKITNHYFDKMGECLLKAQR; encoded by the coding sequence ATGATTCGTATAGCGAAAACATCTTCTGCCTATTTAAAATTCATAAATCTGGTTAACACCTTGCAGGATATCCCGAGTTTTCCAACTCTTGATGCTTTGGAAGAACGACTTATCAATGTTTTAGCCTTAGCTTGGCAGCAGAATACAAAAGTCAGCATATTAGATGCCATCAACATGATTTCCGATGTTTCCTATTCTACAGTTCATGGACGAATCAAAGATCTGAAAGAGAAGGGCATGATTGCTGTAGAAATTGACGAACATGATAAACGCATTAAATACATCGTTCCCACTAAAATAACCAATCACTATTTTGATAAGATGGGTGAGTGCCTCCTTAAAGCTCAACGGTAA
- a CDS encoding alkene reductase, producing the protein MMKLLTPTKFGAIDLNNRVVMAPLTRMRAAQGDVPGQLAAQYYAQRASAGLIITEATQISPLGKGYPGTPGIYSEEQIKGWQTVTSEIHAKGGKVVMQLWHVGRISHTSHHPEQGLPVAPSAIAPSGQVFTAQWGQAAYETPRAMTQEDILALIHDYQCAAENALRAGFDGVEVHAANGYLLDQFLQNGTNHRTDEYGGSIENRCRVLMQVLEAVIGVWGSDRVGVRLSPYGSFNDMSDSDPVILFNGVIDRLNPLHLAYLHLIEPRSTMAGGSDQVVQDMPSTATLFSERFEGKVLMAGGYNKDNAEEAVTSGHADAVAFGRLYISNPDLVARFAAGAPLTPYDRATFYGGTEKGYTDYPTL; encoded by the coding sequence ATGATGAAATTACTCACTCCAACTAAGTTCGGCGCAATAGATCTAAATAATCGCGTAGTCATGGCCCCCCTAACTAGAATGCGCGCAGCGCAAGGGGACGTTCCAGGGCAACTCGCCGCTCAGTATTATGCTCAGCGAGCTAGCGCTGGACTGATTATCACTGAGGCCACTCAAATTAGTCCCTTAGGCAAAGGTTATCCAGGAACCCCAGGGATTTATAGTGAAGAACAAATTAAAGGTTGGCAAACAGTGACCTCAGAGATTCACGCTAAGGGTGGAAAAGTCGTCATGCAACTATGGCACGTGGGACGTATCTCACATACTTCGCATCATCCCGAGCAGGGCTTACCTGTTGCTCCCTCAGCCATAGCTCCTTCTGGTCAAGTATTCACGGCACAATGGGGACAAGCGGCCTATGAAACGCCTCGTGCCATGACACAAGAGGATATTCTGGCTCTGATTCATGACTACCAATGCGCGGCAGAAAATGCTCTACGGGCGGGGTTTGATGGGGTGGAAGTTCATGCGGCGAATGGTTATTTGTTAGACCAGTTTTTACAAAATGGCACTAATCATCGCACGGATGAATACGGTGGCTCCATTGAAAACCGTTGTCGTGTATTAATGCAAGTATTGGAGGCAGTCATTGGCGTGTGGGGCAGTGATCGCGTTGGAGTTCGCCTCTCTCCCTATGGCAGCTTTAATGATATGTCAGATAGCGATCCCGTTATACTGTTTAATGGTGTGATTGATCGCCTTAATCCATTACATCTCGCCTATTTGCATCTGATTGAACCGCGTTCCACCATGGCTGGCGGCAGTGATCAAGTGGTTCAAGATATGCCGAGCACAGCCACCTTATTTAGTGAACGCTTTGAGGGCAAAGTATTAATGGCCGGGGGATACAATAAGGACAACGCGGAAGAGGCGGTGACGTCAGGGCATGCGGACGCAGTGGCCTTCGGTCGTCTCTATATTTCTAATCCGGATTTGGTGGCACGGTTCGCAGCCGGGGCTCCCCTTACTCCTTATGATCGCGCAACATTCTACGGGGGGACAGAGAAAGGCTATACGGATTATCCTACCTTATAA
- a CDS encoding Spy/CpxP family protein refolding chaperone, with protein MKTWKFVLITTCVLLWNNASVYAQGTTEKDSPPDNYQQEFIASRLNDLHDKIQLSADQEQAWSTWSSGVKKDFSDMHKMMQDKMASMHHKHELMLTTPERLEAYQSYLNHRLEALQEHVNRVKQAADRTMSFYSVLDSKQKVIFDLYWSNWQANYFTHSYMGGYSHGDNTHSMMGSKVPMINH; from the coding sequence ATGAAAACATGGAAATTTGTGCTAATTACCACCTGTGTCTTGCTATGGAATAACGCGAGTGTTTATGCGCAAGGAACTACTGAAAAGGATAGCCCGCCAGATAATTATCAGCAGGAATTTATTGCGTCGAGATTAAATGACCTACACGATAAAATCCAATTAAGTGCGGATCAAGAGCAAGCCTGGAGCACATGGTCCTCTGGGGTCAAAAAAGACTTTTCTGACATGCATAAAATGATGCAAGACAAGATGGCGTCCATGCATCATAAACATGAATTAATGCTCACCACTCCAGAACGGCTAGAGGCCTATCAGTCCTATTTAAATCATCGCTTAGAGGCCTTACAAGAGCATGTTAATCGTGTTAAACAAGCTGCCGATAGAACCATGTCCTTTTACTCTGTCTTAGATAGTAAACAGAAGGTGATTTTTGATTTGTACTGGTCAAACTGGCAAGCTAACTATTTTACCCATAGTTACATGGGTGGATATAGCCATGGTGACAACACTCATTCCATGATGGGTTCGAAAGTGCCCATGATTAATCATTAA
- a CDS encoding SulP family inorganic anion transporter, with product MLAIQEAYRSGLFHKKNWLNNVLAGVIVGIVALPLAMAFAIASGAKPEQGLYTSIVAGLAVSLLGGSRLQIAGPTGAFIAILSGITAKYGFGGLQIATLMAGCILIAMGAAKLGGVIKYIPDPVITGFTSGIAIIIFVGQWKYFLGLNHVDNPELFHQKLVAIFHALPQLSPETTLLSCATLFILIVTPYVSKTIPAPFVAMVFATTIQWSFGLNHIATLGSTFGGIPQSLPSFKLLPLTYNEVIRLIGPAFTIALLGAIESLLSAVVADSMSNSRHDSNQELIGQGIANVLSPLFGGFAATGAIARTATNVKNGGNSPLSGIIHALSLVAIIVIFAPLASHIPLCALAAILFVVAYNMSEIKTFSYMLCNAPISDRLILLTTCFLTVFVDLVIAVNIGVVMAALLFMKNMSDSVAIESIAPETLNAEMNDDSESLPKNTVIYALEGPFFFGVAARLEHSLSSAHIHADALILRMGKVPLIDATGIKTLFNLADKCLRHHTQLVLCGANSRVMTQLVQSGITDKIGQHNLIQHISQWQLTGHGTTPQPTQHGL from the coding sequence ATGCTAGCCATTCAAGAAGCCTATCGATCCGGTTTGTTTCATAAAAAAAACTGGCTCAACAATGTGTTGGCCGGCGTCATTGTAGGGATCGTTGCCCTTCCTCTAGCCATGGCCTTTGCCATAGCCTCGGGAGCCAAACCTGAACAAGGGCTGTACACGTCTATCGTGGCCGGACTCGCCGTCTCGTTGTTAGGTGGTAGCCGACTACAAATAGCGGGGCCCACTGGCGCCTTTATTGCGATTCTCTCGGGGATTACCGCCAAATATGGCTTTGGTGGTTTACAAATCGCAACCTTAATGGCCGGGTGTATTTTAATTGCCATGGGTGCCGCCAAATTGGGTGGCGTCATTAAATATATTCCCGACCCTGTCATCACAGGGTTTACCTCTGGGATCGCTATCATTATTTTTGTGGGTCAGTGGAAATATTTTCTTGGGCTAAATCATGTAGATAATCCAGAGTTATTTCATCAAAAACTGGTAGCCATTTTTCATGCACTACCCCAATTGAGTCCTGAAACCACTCTACTCTCTTGCGCTACTTTATTTATTTTAATAGTCACGCCATATGTCTCAAAAACAATTCCTGCCCCTTTTGTGGCGATGGTGTTTGCCACCACTATTCAATGGTCTTTTGGTTTAAATCATATAGCAACCCTTGGCAGTACCTTTGGTGGCATTCCACAAAGTTTACCCAGCTTTAAACTCCTTCCTTTAACCTATAATGAAGTCATTCGTTTAATTGGCCCAGCTTTTACTATTGCCCTCTTGGGGGCAATAGAATCTCTTTTGTCTGCGGTGGTGGCCGATAGCATGTCCAATAGCCGCCACGACTCCAATCAAGAGTTGATTGGCCAAGGAATAGCCAACGTATTAAGTCCTTTATTCGGTGGGTTTGCCGCCACAGGAGCCATTGCACGCACGGCAACCAATGTTAAAAACGGTGGCAACTCTCCTCTCTCAGGCATCATTCATGCGCTATCTCTGGTTGCCATTATCGTGATTTTTGCGCCTCTCGCCTCCCACATTCCACTGTGTGCACTGGCCGCTATACTGTTTGTTGTGGCGTACAACATGAGTGAAATAAAAACCTTTAGCTACATGTTGTGCAATGCCCCGATATCAGATCGATTAATCTTGTTAACAACCTGTTTTTTAACGGTGTTTGTGGATTTGGTTATCGCCGTTAATATAGGCGTTGTGATGGCCGCCTTATTGTTTATGAAAAACATGTCAGACAGTGTTGCCATTGAGTCTATCGCTCCTGAAACCCTCAACGCAGAAATGAACGATGACAGTGAATCACTACCCAAGAACACAGTGATTTATGCCCTTGAAGGACCCTTCTTTTTTGGTGTAGCCGCTCGCTTAGAGCATTCTCTAAGTAGCGCTCATATTCATGCCGACGCATTGATTCTCAGAATGGGTAAAGTCCCTTTAATTGACGCCACTGGCATAAAAACCCTATTTAATTTGGCTGACAAGTGCCTTCGTCATCACACACAATTGGTGCTCTGTGGGGCCAACTCAAGGGTGATGACACAACTTGTACAATCCGGCATTACCGACAAAATCGGTCAACACAATCTTATTCAACATATCAGCCAATGGCAGCTGACGGGTCACGGAACAACCCCGCAACCCACACAGCATGGATTATAA
- a CDS encoding YeiH family protein, giving the protein MNTTSFKVLGILFTFTGALLAMFIGATPYFVHHHITTLTIAILLGMVLGNVISASSIHSVHWGIDFSKSQLLKIGIILYGLKVTFSEIAEVGVSGILTDMIMIICTFSLAYWVGKKWLKEDLQTVILIGAGSSICGAAAILATEPVIKAQAHKVSIAIATVVVFGTLSMFAEPLLFQFSGMSQHLAGTYLGSTIHEVAQVVVAGRSISEHTSHLAVTEKMLRVMMLPFFLIIISVVMRKKIPHTGHATQITIPWFAILFLLLTLIHSSVSLPTELIHGGIYMDDFFLAAAMFALGLRTHRSAIRQAGIKPVILASILFVFLTAGGLVVNLLVDQVIN; this is encoded by the coding sequence ATGAATACCACTTCTTTTAAGGTACTAGGAATACTGTTCACCTTTACGGGTGCGTTGCTGGCCATGTTCATTGGGGCTACCCCCTATTTTGTCCATCACCATATCACCACTTTAACCATTGCGATTTTGCTTGGCATGGTATTGGGTAATGTGATCTCAGCCTCTTCTATTCATTCTGTGCATTGGGGCATTGATTTCTCTAAAAGTCAGCTACTCAAAATAGGGATTATTCTCTATGGATTAAAAGTGACCTTTAGTGAAATTGCTGAGGTGGGGGTCTCGGGCATTCTTACTGATATGATCATGATCATCTGTACCTTTAGCCTCGCCTACTGGGTGGGCAAAAAGTGGCTTAAGGAAGATCTGCAGACAGTGATTTTAATTGGAGCCGGTAGCTCCATTTGTGGCGCCGCAGCCATTTTAGCCACGGAACCCGTCATTAAAGCTCAGGCACATAAGGTCTCTATTGCTATCGCTACCGTGGTGGTTTTCGGTACTCTTTCCATGTTTGCTGAGCCACTCCTTTTCCAATTCAGTGGTATGTCACAACATCTTGCAGGGACTTACCTTGGCTCCACCATTCATGAAGTGGCGCAAGTTGTCGTAGCGGGACGCTCGATCAGTGAACATACCAGCCATTTGGCGGTAACCGAGAAAATGCTAAGGGTGATGATGCTGCCTTTTTTCCTGATTATCATCTCAGTGGTGATGCGTAAAAAAATACCCCACACAGGACACGCTACACAGATTACGATTCCTTGGTTTGCCATCCTGTTTTTGTTACTCACGTTGATTCATAGTAGTGTTTCCCTACCCACAGAACTCATTCATGGGGGAATTTATATGGATGACTTCTTTTTAGCTGCCGCGATGTTTGCTCTGGGATTAAGAACCCATCGCTCAGCCATCAGGCAGGCCGGGATAAAACCCGTTATTCTTGCCAGCATATTATTTGTTTTTTTAACTGCCGGAGGGTTAGTGGTGAATTTACTGGTTGATCAGGTGATTAATTAA
- a CDS encoding alkaline phosphatase family protein — protein sequence MHRLLWVFFLVTNAAVAAEPHNLILFVPDGLRALMVNATTTPTMNEMKGNGVYFENNHSAYPTLTMPNASVFSTGHVLGDTGIFSNSIYTKEVVHQAHDTTTPFLENDDIIDELENQYDGHLMRFSALLEEAQHHGFNTAVIGKVGPTKLFHPTITQGMFPILIDDMTGHNTSTLPQPLIDLLNQNQLPLITPGRGSNGQSGNAMTPGTLTNNRDQQQYFVDVATKVILPYLNHQHKPFVLVYWSRDPDGTQHNQGDSLQQVVPGINGPTSLSAITNADNNLHQLMNALITLGLDKNTNIVVAADHGFSTIWKESQTSYSASQSYTDVATHQLPPGFLAIDLSHGLGLPLYDANQTDHLVVAHEHPIAGNGLIGEDSSHPWIRVVANGGSDLIYVDHPASKKEIEKIITLLFHEDYVSGVFVDDKLGRYPGTLTLSDIGLDGQANTPRPAMVVNFRSSYSACRQPITCSVEIADTVLQQGQGMHGNFNRADTYPFMAAIGPDFKTHYTDLIPSSNVDMGMTLRALLGLTGSSNNNHVGRVLEEALLGGKEPLFNHVKKVSDPGLGGKQTVLNIQKVGSHSYLDSGGFPGNTLGLY from the coding sequence ATGCATCGATTATTATGGGTCTTCTTTCTTGTTACTAACGCCGCTGTGGCAGCGGAGCCACATAATCTTATTTTATTTGTTCCCGATGGTCTCAGAGCACTCATGGTCAATGCAACGACTACTCCCACCATGAACGAGATGAAAGGCAACGGCGTTTACTTTGAAAATAATCACTCCGCCTATCCGACACTTACTATGCCCAACGCATCCGTGTTTTCAACGGGTCATGTGTTAGGGGATACGGGTATTTTTAGTAATTCCATTTATACTAAGGAGGTAGTTCATCAGGCCCATGACACCACCACTCCTTTTTTAGAGAATGATGACATTATTGATGAATTAGAAAATCAATATGACGGACATTTAATGCGATTTTCTGCCTTGTTAGAGGAGGCTCAACATCATGGTTTTAATACCGCCGTCATTGGTAAAGTGGGTCCCACCAAACTATTTCACCCAACCATCACACAGGGTATGTTTCCCATACTCATCGATGATATGACTGGGCATAACACATCAACTCTGCCGCAACCGCTCATCGATTTATTGAATCAGAATCAATTGCCTCTAATCACCCCAGGTCGGGGGAGTAATGGTCAGTCGGGCAATGCCATGACGCCGGGGACACTGACCAACAATAGGGATCAACAACAATACTTTGTGGATGTTGCGACCAAAGTGATTCTTCCTTACCTTAACCATCAACACAAGCCCTTTGTGTTGGTTTACTGGTCGAGAGACCCCGATGGGACTCAACATAATCAGGGTGATAGTTTGCAACAAGTGGTGCCAGGTATTAACGGGCCGACCTCGTTGTCTGCCATAACCAATGCCGACAATAATTTACATCAATTGATGAATGCATTAATTACTTTGGGTCTCGATAAAAATACCAATATAGTCGTTGCTGCTGATCACGGCTTCTCAACCATTTGGAAAGAGAGTCAAACGAGCTATAGCGCCAGTCAATCCTATACCGATGTTGCCACGCATCAACTCCCTCCGGGCTTTCTGGCGATCGACTTGAGTCATGGATTAGGTTTGCCTCTGTATGATGCCAATCAAACCGATCATCTCGTGGTCGCCCATGAACATCCCATTGCCGGCAACGGGTTAATTGGGGAGGACAGTTCCCATCCATGGATTAGAGTGGTGGCCAATGGTGGCTCTGATCTGATTTATGTTGATCACCCCGCCTCTAAGAAGGAGATTGAAAAAATAATCACCCTTTTATTCCATGAAGACTATGTTAGCGGAGTATTTGTTGATGACAAACTTGGGCGCTATCCAGGCACTTTAACCTTGTCTGATATTGGTCTTGATGGACAGGCGAATACGCCACGGCCGGCCATGGTGGTTAACTTTAGAAGTTCCTACAGCGCCTGTCGTCAACCCATCACTTGCAGCGTTGAGATCGCTGATACGGTACTCCAACAAGGGCAAGGCATGCATGGGAATTTTAATCGTGCCGATACCTATCCTTTCATGGCGGCTATTGGACCTGATTTCAAAACTCACTATACGGATCTTATTCCCTCAAGTAATGTAGACATGGGGATGACATTGCGGGCTCTATTAGGTCTTACTGGCTCGTCAAACAATAACCATGTTGGACGAGTGCTTGAAGAAGCCTTACTGGGAGGAAAAGAGCCTCTGTTTAATCATGTGAAAAAAGTCTCTGACCCTGGGTTAGGGGGTAAACAAACGGTATTAAACATACAAAAAGTGGGCTCTCACAGTTATTTGGATAGCGGTGGTTTCCCTGGCAACACTTTGGGATTATATTAG
- a CDS encoding ATP-binding protein yields MYKLFWKFFFVIWIAQLITIWGAGTAIWYIRHHEPLSETNLDLTNGASYYLDPVIDSLKNQGVVATQDYLKKRFRRIVYVVDTTSHKELLDRKIPLELLESLNQKSYASLTNHAVQALTLGNHHYLLFVADIPSPWGNRPLLPVFPLIGATLASLLFAFLLARHLSRPIELLKETVSQVGLGHFAIELAPQLTNRSDSLGELAHDIQHMAVHLGQVIDSQTKLLHTISHELRSPLTRLQMATGLLRQSIPTNNDEMDRIERECKRIDVLIGELLTLSRLDEGLNQQQKEIMTLNPLLAEIIENATFEAHTLKKEIVNLSRSELIPLLGNANLLYYAIENVVRNALRHARHRVTIGFNRTNNQRVKIFIIDDGEGVEESELSQITQPFFRASNTQRNTAMPGFGLGLAITQKTFKAHEGNTLFTNLPHQSGFSVELMLPILSQGEVK; encoded by the coding sequence ATGTACAAACTGTTTTGGAAATTTTTTTTCGTTATATGGATTGCCCAATTAATCACCATTTGGGGCGCTGGAACGGCTATTTGGTATATCCGTCATCATGAACCGCTGTCAGAGACTAATCTAGATCTCACCAATGGGGCCTCCTATTATCTCGACCCGGTTATCGATTCTTTAAAAAATCAAGGGGTCGTGGCGACACAGGACTACCTTAAGAAAAGATTCAGACGAATTGTGTATGTGGTGGATACCACAAGTCATAAAGAGTTACTGGACAGAAAAATTCCTCTTGAGTTGTTAGAATCCTTGAATCAAAAAAGTTATGCCTCTTTAACCAATCATGCTGTTCAAGCATTAACGTTAGGCAACCATCACTATCTTCTGTTTGTTGCGGATATTCCATCGCCCTGGGGGAATAGGCCATTACTGCCGGTCTTTCCGTTAATTGGCGCCACCCTAGCTAGTTTGTTATTTGCTTTTTTGTTAGCCCGTCATTTGTCACGCCCAATCGAGCTATTAAAGGAAACGGTGTCACAGGTTGGTCTTGGCCATTTCGCTATTGAGCTTGCCCCTCAACTCACTAACCGCTCAGACAGTCTTGGTGAATTAGCGCACGATATTCAACATATGGCCGTTCATTTGGGGCAGGTGATTGATAGTCAAACAAAACTATTGCATACCATTTCCCATGAATTAAGATCACCACTCACCCGGTTACAAATGGCCACGGGGCTGCTTCGACAAAGCATCCCAACCAATAATGATGAAATGGACCGCATAGAGAGGGAATGCAAACGAATAGATGTATTAATTGGAGAATTACTGACCTTGTCACGACTGGATGAGGGGCTTAACCAACAGCAAAAAGAAATCATGACCCTTAACCCATTACTGGCTGAAATTATTGAAAACGCCACTTTTGAAGCGCACACCTTAAAAAAAGAGATCGTCAATTTATCCAGGAGTGAGTTAATACCGCTCTTGGGTAATGCTAATCTCTTATATTACGCTATTGAAAACGTGGTGAGAAACGCCCTCAGACATGCCCGTCATAGGGTCACCATTGGCTTTAACAGAACAAATAATCAACGCGTTAAAATTTTTATTATTGATGATGGAGAAGGGGTTGAGGAATCCGAATTAAGTCAAATCACCCAACCTTTTTTTCGTGCGAGCAACACTCAACGAAACACGGCCATGCCAGGTTTTGGATTGGGGCTCGCGATTACTCAAAAAACTTTTAAAGCCCATGAGGGAAACACCCTATTCACTAACCTACCCCATCAATCGGGATTTAGTGTTGAATTAATGCTTCCTATATTAAGCCAAGGGGAAGTTAAATAA
- a CDS encoding peroxiredoxin, with translation MTLRLGDVAPNFTQESSIGKLNFYDWAGDSWVVLFSHPADFTPVCTTELGLTAKLKPEFDRRHVKAIALSVDSPEQHVEWIKDIEETQHTVVGFPIIADQDKSVSELFDMIHPNQSQTVTVRSLFIIDPKKVVRLIITYPLSTGRNFDEILRVIDALQLTDGYTVATPGNWKDGDDVIIPLSVKDPEELQRKYPKGFKEVKTYLRVTPQPNK, from the coding sequence ATGACTTTAAGGTTAGGAGACGTGGCTCCAAATTTTACGCAAGAATCCTCTATAGGTAAGCTTAATTTTTATGATTGGGCCGGAGATTCATGGGTGGTATTGTTTTCTCATCCTGCCGATTTTACCCCCGTGTGCACCACGGAACTCGGGTTAACCGCCAAATTGAAGCCAGAGTTTGACCGGCGGCATGTTAAGGCTATTGCGCTATCGGTGGATTCTCCCGAGCAACACGTTGAATGGATCAAAGATATTGAAGAAACGCAACACACCGTGGTGGGTTTTCCTATTATCGCCGACCAGGATAAATCCGTATCAGAGCTGTTTGATATGATTCATCCCAATCAGTCCCAAACGGTGACGGTTCGTTCCTTGTTTATTATTGATCCTAAAAAAGTTGTACGTTTGATCATTACCTACCCCTTGAGTACAGGGAGAAACTTTGATGAGATCTTACGTGTCATTGACGCGCTGCAACTCACCGATGGTTATACCGTCGCAACGCCGGGTAATTGGAAGGATGGGGATGATGTCATTATTCCTTTATCCGTTAAAGATCCTGAGGAACTGCAACGCAAGTATCCTAAGGGCTTTAAAGAAGTCAAAACTTACCTAAGAGTCACCCCGCAACCGAACAAATAA
- a CDS encoding response regulator transcription factor yields MQNVLLIDDDIELLDMLSEYLRREGFNPSLAASGEEGLALLKNNHYAIIILDIMMSGMDGLETLKKIRELSLIPILMLTARGDDSDRIIGLELGADDYVPKPCTPRELTARIKAILRRSHNTQSPQENNRVITINDCQLWPGKRQAFWSNTELLLTSSEFNLLEVLIKNAGKLVTKTQLSEEGLGHPLARFERSIDVHISRIRNKIELINASKNPIKTVHGQGYIFIIE; encoded by the coding sequence ATGCAAAATGTCTTACTGATTGACGATGATATTGAGCTTCTTGACATGTTGTCTGAGTATTTACGGCGTGAGGGGTTCAACCCGAGTCTGGCCGCCAGCGGTGAAGAAGGATTGGCCTTATTAAAAAACAACCACTACGCAATTATCATACTAGATATCATGATGTCTGGGATGGATGGGCTGGAAACCTTAAAAAAAATACGTGAGTTGTCATTGATTCCAATACTGATGTTAACCGCTCGAGGAGATGACAGTGATCGCATTATTGGTCTTGAATTGGGCGCCGACGATTACGTTCCCAAACCCTGTACACCGAGGGAGTTAACCGCACGTATTAAAGCCATTTTAAGGCGTTCACATAATACCCAAAGTCCGCAAGAAAATAACCGTGTTATCACCATCAATGATTGCCAACTGTGGCCAGGCAAAAGGCAGGCATTTTGGTCAAATACCGAACTATTACTCACCAGTAGCGAATTTAATTTACTAGAAGTACTCATCAAAAATGCTGGTAAATTAGTCACCAAAACCCAATTATCCGAAGAGGGTTTAGGGCACCCCCTGGCTCGCTTTGAAAGAAGTATCGATGTTCACATTAGCCGCATTAGAAACAAAATAGAACTGATCAACGCCTCTAAAAATCCCATCAAAACTGTCCATGGACAAGGTTATATCTTTATTATTGAGTAA